In Paenibacillus stellifer, the DNA window TCAGCGCATTCGGACTGGTGCGTCTGCCGGATGTCTATCTGCGGTCCCATGCGGCGACCAAAAGTGCGACGCTTGGTGTGGTCGGTGTGCTGGCAGGTGCCTTTATCCTTGACTGGATCTCGTCCGGAACGGCGAGCTTCAAGCTGCTGCTTGTGATTGGTTTTGTCTTTATTACCTCTCCTGTAGCCGGACATCTCAATGGCAGAGCGGCCTACCGGTCGGGAGTTCCGCTGTGGGAGAACAGTGTGCGCGATGAGTTGAAGCCCGTGCTTGCTCAAGCCGAACCAGAACAGACAGCGGCGGCGGAGAGGGACCAAAGGTAACGGGTATCGGAGTTACGTAAGAACAGTCGAAGTTACTGGGGACAGTCATTGTGAACTAAGGGGGATTGTAAAAATCCCGAAGGGGAATGAAACGTCTCTCCTTCGGGATTATGCGACAGGTTATAAATGAATCCAGGTTATATCGTTACAGAAATTCTCCCTCGTCCGGGTTGACCAGCTTTCGAAGGATTTCATCCTGATCATCCCACCCGGTAAGCGGGAGATCCTCGTCGAGGATCCGGTATGCCGGAATGTCCTTGTTCCTGGACCGCTCTTCATTGTTGAGTCCGTTCAGGACCGCTTGATTCATGTCTTTCTGGCAATATGCTTGTGCTTGCAGCATCTCCATCACTCCTTCGCTCATCGTTTGGGGTTGTGAGGAAGCCATATCAATGCCATCGAAACGTCAGAGTGGGGGAACAAAAAAAGACCCTTAACAAGGGTCTCTGGTTTATTAACCGCATAAAAATAGACCCATCCACTGCTGACGGGGTTAGCTGACGGACTCGGGTAAGATGGTACCCTACACTCCAGAAGGAGTGATTCGCCCCAATTGATTGGTTCCCCCGCTTCTCAGATTGAAATATCTGAAAATTAAGCGTAATTCAAGTATAATCGATCCTCTTTCAAAAAGTCAAAGCTTTCTTGGAATTTATTTACCATACTGAGGGGCCATGCTCCATCCAGCCATCCTTTATGGCCAACTGGTTAAAATTTAAACCATTTGTAAGGGGTTTCAAACATGTTTCGATTAAAAAAATAAAAAAAATTAAAAATGTGCGGAAGCCCCGATCGGGAATAACCCGGATTCTTGGGGTGATCCAGTCCGGGCGGATTACAACAGAATCCAGGGCTGGCAGGGTTTTGAGGCCGCTATGAGACCGCTTCGTATTTTCAGCTCGAAGTCTTTGATGGCGCTTTCCAGAGAGCGAAAAGGAAATGTATGGGGAGTCTGTTGGAACCGGTATCATAGTGCCTGGCGCCGCCGGGCGCTCTTGACTCTTTCAAAACGGGTTTGTTAAGGTTTTTTACAGAACAGCACGTTCAGCACACCAAATACGAGGAGATGACCAATTTGATCAAAGCACTCATATTTGACTTCGACGGAACGATTATCGATACCGAGACAGCATGGTATACAGCCTTTAACGAAGCTTACCGGAAGCATGGCGTAGAGCTGACGCTTGAACAGTACTCTACGTGCATCGGAACAAGCCTGAACAGCTTTAACCCCTATGAATATTTAATGACGGATCTCAACCTTCCCATCGACAAGGAGGCGTTCCGGATTTCCGTTCAGGGCAGACATCGCGAGCTGATGGAGCTTCAGAAGATGCGGCCCGGTATTAAGCGTTATCTGGAAGCGGGCAAGGCAACCGGACTCAAGATCGGTCTTGCATCGAGTTCCTCTGCCGAATGGGTGGAGACTTATTTGAACCAGCTTGGCATCCGCGACTATTTTGACTGCATCCGGACCTCGGATCATGTCAAGCGGGTGAAACCCGACCCCGAACTGTATCTCCAGGCCCTGTCCTGCCTCGGCGTATCGCCTGAGGAAGCGGTGGCGATCGAAGATTCCCCTAACGGGGCGCGTGCGGCTGCGGCTGCAGGAATGAAATGCGTCGTTACGCCGAACGAAATCACGAGCTTCCTTACGTTTGACACCCCGCATCACAGGATTGAAAGCCTGGACCTTCTCGAATTTGACCATGTGATTACCCGCCGGTGCTTCCAGGAACCCGGACTGCAGGTATAACCAAACTACAGACTACAGATTGCACTAGCCACGTCTCAGAGGCGCCATCCTAAAACCAAAGGGGGACACCATATTGAGAGCCGTACATTTTGGAGCGGGCAATATTGGCAGAGGGCTAATCGGGCCGATTCTGTCCGACTCCGGATACGAAGTGTGTTTTGTTGCCAGAAATGAGAGACAGGTCAACCAGCTTAGGGAACGGGGCCATTATCCCGTCACGCTGGCCAATGACAATCGGGACCGCTTCACAGTGGATAATGTGACCGCCATTCGCCTCAGCGACACCGAGGAAGTGGCGGAGGCCATCGCCGGAGCGGAGCTAGTCACTACGGCGGTGGGCATCACCGCTCTCAAGGACATCGCGGAGACCATCGCCCGGGGCATTGAGCTGCGATTGAGCAGGGAGGGGATGAAGGTCAAGCCCCTGCATGTGATGGCCTGTGAGAATGGCATCGGAAGCGGCCAGCAGCTCAAAAGATCGGTCTACCGCCATATGAACAAGCCGCTTAGAGAGCTGGCGGAGCGGTGCGTCGCTTTTCCGAATGTTATGGTGGACCGGATCGTTCCTGTCCAGAAGAATAAAGACCCGCTGGAGGTTCTGGTCGAGCCCTATAGCGAGTGGGTCATTCCCCGCAGCGGCCTGATCGGCGGCGATCCCGAGCTGAAAGGAGCCCGCTACGTCGAATCTCTCGACCCCTATCTTGAGCGGAAGCTGTTCACCATGAATACAGGACACTGCTGCGCCGCCTATTTCGGCTTTTTGGAAGGCTGGCCCACTGTACAGAAAGCGATGTCGGACCCCGGTGTCCGGCAACGCGTGTATGGAGTGCTCAAAGAGACGGGGAAGGTGCTCATTCGCAAGCACGGGTTCGACCCTGCCGTCCATGAACGGTACATCAATAAGACGATGGCAAGATTCTCCAACCCCAATTTTTCCGATAAAATCACACGTGTCGCCCGTTCCCCGCTTCGCAAGCTGTCGCCCAATGACCGTCTGGTTAAGCCCGCTCTGCTGGCTTATGAGTACGGGCTGGATACTCCAAATCTGATCTCGGCTATCGCATCGGCCCTGTTCTTTGATCATCCCGGCGATCCGGAGGCTTTGTCCCTTCAGGAATCGCTCCGCACAACGGGCATACATGCCGTCATTGAAGACAGACTGGGCCTTGTGTCCAGCCATCCGCTTCACAGCATGATCGCAGCTTCCTTCGAGAGCATTGCTATGAGCTATCCCCATATGGCGGGCAGCTCTTATACAGCTTTGACCCCAAACGTGTTTGACCCGTCATCAGCCGAAAGCCAGTAAAGTGCCGGGAGAATGCAAGCCGCCATCAAGCAGATTCCAGACTCTGATTTTCACATGTCAGATAAAATGACATTTAGAGTGCGGGTGTTGGCGTGTTATTCTTGAAAATAGATAAAAATTGTGAAAATTGCGCAATGAGTTGATGCTGCTATAGCTTATGTCACATTCTTCTGCCATTCCCCTTTTTATAATAGGACTAACTTTGGATGAAAAAGAGGAGTGGAAATCATGAGCAAATATGTAAAGGTAAAGAAAGATTCCTGTATCGCGTGTGGAAGCTGCGGATCGGCAGCTCCGGAAATATTCGATTTTGACGATGACGGCCTGGCGGAAGTGATCTTTGAAGGCGACGGCAACAAAGGCGTAACCCTTATTGCAAGCGATCTGCTGGAAGAGCTTAACGATGCGATCGACAGCTGTCCGACCAGCTGCATCAAGACGGCTGCCGCACCTTTCGCCTGATTAAATTTTGCTTCAGCACGGTATTATCATTTGATAAGTAGTAACACCAGATCCTTCAAGGTCGTTCGGTTCCGGAGAGAAGCGGCGGCTTTGAAGGATTTTTTTGGCAGAAAACTGAAAGCCTTTTATTCGAAGTGTCTGTTCAATCAGTGTTAATAATACGTTAACTTATATAACATCATTTTCGACGGATTTTCCAAAATGCCTATGTGATGTCTTTTTCCTCATTGACCCTCCCGAATGATCGCATTATTCTGATGAAAATCAGCAATTATTTATTTAATGAGTTATAATTAGTTATATTTAGTGTTAACTAATATGACTTATCGGGAGGAGGAACCGTCATGTCGGATTCGGCTGTATTGAAGCATCCCTGTTACAGCGAACAGGCGCATCATCATTTTGCACGCATGCACGCAGCGGTGGCGCCCAAATGCAATATTCGCTGCAACTACTGCAACCCGAAGTTTGACTGTGTCAATGAAAGCCGGCCGGGCGTTGTCAGCCAGGTGCTGTCTCCGGAGGAGGCCGCTGACCAAGTAGTCTGGACGATGTCCCGTCTGCCCCAGCTGTCCGTTTTCGGAATTGCAGGCCCTGGTGATCCGCTGGCCAATGCCGATGCGGTATTCCGCACCTTCCGTCTGGTGTCGGAGCACGACCCTGATTTCCATCTATGCCTCAGTACGAACGGTTTGATGCTGCCCGATTATATCGAGCAAATCACCGAGCTCGGCATCCGTCATGTCACCGTCACAATGAATGCGGTGGATCCTGCAATCGGCGCTCGCGTCTATGAGAAGGTCTTCTATGACGGCGTGTTGTACAACGGGGAGGAAGCGGCCCGGCTGCTCATTAATCGGCAGTTGCTCGGCATTGAGATGCTTGCCAAAGCGGGCATTCTCTGCAAGGTGAACTCCGTGCACATCCCTGAAGTGAACGGGGAGCATTTGGCCGAGGTAACCCGAACGGTGAAGAAGCTTGGCGCTTTTAGCCATAATATTATGCCGCTGATCCTTTCGCCCGGCAGCTTCTATGCCAAGCAAGGCTACCGGGTGCCTACCGGTGAAGAATCGGCTGCTGTGCAGCAGGCATCGTCGGAGATTATGCCGGTCATGCGCCACTGCCGCCAGTGCCGGGCGGACGCTGTCGGCATGCTGGGCGACGATCTGAGCCAGGCTCCGGATCTGATCCAGAATGCGGTTCTGTTCGACAAGGCCGGAAGAGACGCGCATCAGGAGATGCTGGTCGCCCGGATGAACAAAAGCGTGGAGCTGGCCGAAGGAAGCTGGGATGGTGCTGTTAAGGTGGCCGTTGCGACCAGGGGGTCCGGCCAGATCAATCAGCATTTCGGACATGCACGCGAGTTTCTGATCTACGAGGCCCGGGAATCGGGTGAACATCGTCTCGTAGGCGTCCGCAAGGTGCAGGCATACTGCAACGGACTGGCGGATTGCGGCGAGGATGAAGGAGGCAGCGGAGTTCGAATATTTGCAGAGACGGTGCATATGCTCAAGGACTGCATCATGCTGCTCTGTTCCGGAATCGGAAAGGCTCCGGCCAGCAAGCTGAAGCATGCGGGTATTATGCCGATCGTCTGCAAAGGGGATATCGACAGTCAGCTTCGGGACAATGTCAAGTTCTATCATTATTTTGCGGGAGGATGCCGTTAAGAAGAGCGCTTAGTCAGATTGAAGACAATGGAATAGCTTGGTGAAAGGGGGATGCATAATGCCTAGAGGGAAGAATGCGCTGTTCGTGGAGCCGGATTGCGAACATAACGGTCAGGAGAAGAAAGGCTGCGTTCGTCCGGGACCGGGCGAAGTTTCGC includes these proteins:
- the mnhG gene encoding monovalent cation/H(+) antiporter subunit G, producing MKNAGELLAAVLVLVGAVICGISAFGLVRLPDVYLRSHAATKSATLGVVGVLAGAFILDWISSGTASFKLLLVIGFVFITSPVAGHLNGRAAYRSGVPLWENSVRDELKPVLAQAEPEQTAAAERDQR
- a CDS encoding HAD family hydrolase; its protein translation is MIKALIFDFDGTIIDTETAWYTAFNEAYRKHGVELTLEQYSTCIGTSLNSFNPYEYLMTDLNLPIDKEAFRISVQGRHRELMELQKMRPGIKRYLEAGKATGLKIGLASSSSAEWVETYLNQLGIRDYFDCIRTSDHVKRVKPDPELYLQALSCLGVSPEEAVAIEDSPNGARAAAAAGMKCVVTPNEITSFLTFDTPHHRIESLDLLEFDHVITRRCFQEPGLQV
- a CDS encoding mannitol-1-phosphate 5-dehydrogenase, translated to MRAVHFGAGNIGRGLIGPILSDSGYEVCFVARNERQVNQLRERGHYPVTLANDNRDRFTVDNVTAIRLSDTEEVAEAIAGAELVTTAVGITALKDIAETIARGIELRLSREGMKVKPLHVMACENGIGSGQQLKRSVYRHMNKPLRELAERCVAFPNVMVDRIVPVQKNKDPLEVLVEPYSEWVIPRSGLIGGDPELKGARYVESLDPYLERKLFTMNTGHCCAAYFGFLEGWPTVQKAMSDPGVRQRVYGVLKETGKVLIRKHGFDPAVHERYINKTMARFSNPNFSDKITRVARSPLRKLSPNDRLVKPALLAYEYGLDTPNLISAIASALFFDHPGDPEALSLQESLRTTGIHAVIEDRLGLVSSHPLHSMIAASFESIAMSYPHMAGSSYTALTPNVFDPSSAESQ
- a CDS encoding ferredoxin encodes the protein MSKYVKVKKDSCIACGSCGSAAPEIFDFDDDGLAEVIFEGDGNKGVTLIASDLLEELNDAIDSCPTSCIKTAAAPFA
- the nifB gene encoding nitrogenase cofactor biosynthesis protein NifB, with the protein product MSDSAVLKHPCYSEQAHHHFARMHAAVAPKCNIRCNYCNPKFDCVNESRPGVVSQVLSPEEAADQVVWTMSRLPQLSVFGIAGPGDPLANADAVFRTFRLVSEHDPDFHLCLSTNGLMLPDYIEQITELGIRHVTVTMNAVDPAIGARVYEKVFYDGVLYNGEEAARLLINRQLLGIEMLAKAGILCKVNSVHIPEVNGEHLAEVTRTVKKLGAFSHNIMPLILSPGSFYAKQGYRVPTGEESAAVQQASSEIMPVMRHCRQCRADAVGMLGDDLSQAPDLIQNAVLFDKAGRDAHQEMLVARMNKSVELAEGSWDGAVKVAVATRGSGQINQHFGHAREFLIYEARESGEHRLVGVRKVQAYCNGLADCGEDEGGSGVRIFAETVHMLKDCIMLLCSGIGKAPASKLKHAGIMPIVCKGDIDSQLRDNVKFYHYFAGGCR